The sequence below is a genomic window from Aspergillus nidulans FGSC A4 chromosome V.
GCTATGATAGGCGATACTGGCATGGTTCCATCGGCCACGGCTATTCCGGGAATTGCATCGAATATCCCGCTGGGTCGATTGGGAACACCGGAGGAAACGGCAAATGTGGTGACGATGCTGGTGAACACGGGATATATGACGGGGCAGAGTCTGTTGCTAGCTGGGGGATTGAAGTAGAAACAACTTGGATGAGCTGTAGATTACCTGACCAATAGATCGGCTGGCTGTCATTCGTGAGATCATCCGGCTTCTCCCACCTCCCGCTCACTTACCCCAACTCGGACTCCAAGTCGATTCAATCCATCACCGTCAAAATGCCAAAGTCCGTAAGCCGAAGATCTGGTCTATTTGAAATGCGAGCTGTAAGTTTCCTGCTGGTAATGCACCGGCTGGCTGACGAGCGAAGTGTGCAGAATGCCGGGTAAGAGAGCGCCCACTTAAAACACGTGCGGCTAACTAATGCAGCCTAGAAACGGAAAAGCAAAGTACGTATCTGGCGGCAGAAAATGATCCCACCGTTGCTGACTATGGCAGTGCTCAGGAACAAGTCCATGCGCATACTGCGCGAAGACCAATAAGCCCTGCGTGTTCGGGCCTCGTCCGTCGCGAACACCACTGACTAGGCGGTACATACCTATCCATTGTATCGGCTGACCACTACCTGACGGACCTAGAAACCTGGATGCCGCAGAGGCCCGCTGTGCAAGTCTGCTATCGTTACTCCGCAGATTAAATCCTGAAGTAGACGTCGAAGATGCCCTGCGGACGGTCGCACCCGAGTTTGAACATCACCAGTATCCTCACCCGGTTGAGCCACTGGAACCAGAGCCCGACTCGGAAAGTCCGGACTCCTCGCGACGATTTGAGTGGAATGAAGCTTCTACGTCGAATCCTCCTGACGGGATGGTGTCGCTGCCTACGGCAAGTGCCGAATCAGGGTACCTCGGTATGACTTTCGGCTACATTTTGAGAAGCAAGTTAACGCAGAGCAGGCCATAGCTCCGGGACAAGGCTCCTGCAGACGATATCGGACCTATTCCCAGAGAATGTCACCCTAGATCAACAGCAGGACGACTCGCCCGCACGGGTCAGCCAGACGGGAAGTCCTTCGCTGTTGCTACATTTCGCCAATACCGCTGTTTTGGACAACCTGATTGATGCATACTTCCTTTGGTACAACCGCTCATACCCGATCCTGCATGAGAGCACGTTCCGCGAAAAGTACCGCAACCGCCAGCGGATTCCCTCCCGCTCCAGCTGGCACTTGATATTCTACCTCGTCCTTGCAATCGGACACTGGGTGTCCACTGGCGGGATGGAGCTGGGTCAGGATAGCTACTACATGGCGGCCCGCTCACGGATGTCGATGCGCATGCTGGAGTCAGGGAGCCTTGCAGCCGTTCAGGCATTTCTACTCATGGTGTGTCCGGATCTTCCAATTGCAGGTTGCGTGCTGACTTTCCAGGGCAATTACCTCCAGAAGCGAGACCGACCAAACACTGGATACAACTACATCGGCATCGCGTATCGCATGGCTCTCGGATTAGGTCTTCACCGCGAACCGCCCTCAGGACAGACAAACGATTCCTTGTTCAACGAGCGGCGGAGAGCCGTTTGGTGGGTGGTATACTGTTTCGACAGTGGCTTTAGCCTGACAACAGGAAGACCGGTGATGGCATCAGACTCTTTTATTGAGACCCGCCTCCCTCGAAATATTGACGACTCAGTAAGTGCCCGGACCTAGCCAACAACAGCCCTAACTTTTGCAGATATCAGCTCTAGATTCCCCCTTGCCCTCACCAGTCGACCGACCAACAACCTACTCTGCGATTATCGCGCACGGCCGTCTCGTCTCGATTGGCAACCGCATCTTCAGCGAAATAATCTCTTGTCCATACCGTCAGTCCTTCTCCTTTAGAGCACCCCGCTCAATCGACCACCAGCTCAAAGCTTGGCGCCTTAGTTTACCTTCATACTTCACCGGGCAAGACATTCCACCCTGGTTTCGCGGACCGAGAGCTGTCGTCGGATGGAAGGAGCAGAACTTACGCATGCTGTTGTGGTGGGGAAGCCAACGATTGTGCAATGACAATGTATCAATGAGCGCCGAGCGCGAAGAAGCGCGGAACATGTGCCATCTAGCCGCGGTCGAGACCATACAAGATATCACGACATTTTGTCTTGATTATGCGGACGCTGTACATGTGGGGCTGAGCTGGTACGCAACGTACTTTCTGTTCCAGGCGAGTGTTGTGCTTAGCATACATCACCTGAAGCCCGTGCCACAGCTCGACCGCGGTATGGCGGCTGTGAATCGTGAGTTGTGGCTTTCGTCTGTTGAGCGGGCGAGAAGGTGCTTTGCTTCGCTTGGTGCGACGAACAGAGCTGCATTTAGGTGTCTTGCTGTC
It includes:
- a CDS encoding Zn(II)2Cys6 transcription factor (transcript_id=CADANIAT00010522), with product MPKSVSRRSGLFEMRACAECRVRERPLKTRTSPCAYCAKTNKPCVFGPRPSRTPLTRRNLDAAEARCASLLSLLRRLNPEVDVEDALRTVAPEFEHHQYPHPVEPLEPEPDSESPDSSRRFEWNEASTSNPPDGMVSLPTASAESGYLGHSSGTRLLQTISDLFPENVTLDQQQDDSPARVSQTGSPSLLLHFANTAVLDNLIDAYFLWYNRSYPILHESTFREKYRNRQRIPSRSSWHLIFYLVLAIGHWVSTGGMELGQDSYYMAARSRMSMRMLESGSLAAVQAFLLMVCPDLPIAGCVLTFQGNYLQKRDRPNTGYNYIGIAYRMALGLGLHREPPSGQTNDSLFNERRRAVWWVVYCFDSGFSLTTGRPVMASDSFIETRLPRNIDDSISALDSPLPSPVDRPTTYSAIIAHGRLVSIGNRIFSEIISCPYRQSFSFRAPRSIDHQLKAWRLSLPSYFTGQDIPPWFRGPRAVVGWKEQNLRMLLWWGSQRLCNDNVSMSAEREEARNMCHLAAVETIQDITTFCLDYADAVHVGLSWYATYFLFQASVVLSIHHLKPVPQLDRGMAAVNRELWLSSVERARRCFASLGATNRAAFRCLAVLDRIRDHSPRELAQAELGGQPQRLRAHADAVYQGDPLETGITDASVASLTVDPTLQMFFEDTSWENDLFEGLNGFPGTDEVDLSESVPGRSGPTVPSYLNGSAI